One part of the Arabidopsis thaliana chromosome 4, partial sequence genome encodes these proteins:
- the MSH6 gene encoding MUTS homolog 6 (MUTS homolog 6 (MSH6); FUNCTIONS IN: damaged DNA binding; INVOLVED IN: mismatch repair; LOCATED IN: chloroplast; EXPRESSED IN: 16 plant structures; EXPRESSED DURING: 8 growth stages; CONTAINS InterPro DOMAIN/s: DNA mismatch repair protein Msh6 (InterPro:IPR017261), DNA mismatch repair protein MutS, clamp (InterPro:IPR007861), DNA mismatch repair protein MutS, connector (InterPro:IPR007860), DNA mismatch repair protein MutS, core (InterPro:IPR007696), DNA mismatch repair protein MutS-like, N-terminal (InterPro:IPR007695), DNA mismatch repair protein MutS, N-terminal (InterPro:IPR016151), DNA mismatch repair protein MutS, C-terminal (InterPro:IPR000432), DNA mismatch repair protein MutS-homologue MSH6 (InterPro:IPR015536), Tudor domain (InterPro:IPR002999); BEST Arabidopsis thaliana protein match is: homolog of DNA mismatch repair protein MSH3 (TAIR:AT4G25540.1).) — translation MAPSRRQISGRSPLVNQQRQITSFFGKSASSSSSPSPSPSPSLSNKKTPKSNNPNPKSPSPSPSPPKKTPKLNPNPSSNLPARSPSPGPDTPSPVQSKFKKPLLVIGQTPSPPQSVVITYGDEVVGKQVRVYWPLDKKWYDGSVTFYDKGEGKHVVEYEDGEEESLDLGKEKTEWVVGEKSGDRFNRLKRGASALRKVVTDSDDDVEMGNVEEDKSDGDDSSDEDWGKNVGKEVCESEEDDVELVDENEMDEEELVEEKDEETSKVNRVSKTDSRKRKTSEVTKSGGEKKSKTDTGTILKGFKASVVEPAKKIGQADRVVKGLEDNVLDGDALARFGARDSEKFRFLGVDAKRRRPTDENYDPRTLYLPPDFVKKLTGGQRQWWEFKAKHMDKVVFFKMGKFYELFEMDAHVGAKELDIQYMKGEQPHCGFPEKNFSVNIEKLVRKGYRVLVVEQTETPDQLEQRRKETGSKDKVVKREVCAVVTKGTLTDGEMLLTNPDASYLMALTEGGESLTNPTAEHNFGVCLVDVATQKIILGQFKDDQDCSALSCLLSEMRPVEIIKPAKVLSYATERTIVRQTRNPLVNNLVPLSEFWDSEKTIYEVGIIYKRINCQPSSAYSSEGKILGDGSSFLPKMLSELATEDKNGSLALSALGGAIYYLRQAFLDESLLRFAKFESLPYCDFSNVNEKQHMVLDAAALENLEIFENSRNGGYSGTLYAQLNQCITASGKRLLKTWLARPLYNTELIKERQDAVAILRGENLPYSLEFRKSLSRLPDMERLIARMFSSIEASGRNGDKVVLYEDTAKKQVQEFISTLRGCETMAEACSSLRAILKHDTSRRLLHLLTPGQSLPNISSSIKYFKDAFDWVEAHNSGRVIPHEGADEEYDCACKTVEEFESSLKKHLKEQRKLLGDASINYVTVGKDEYLLEVPESLSGSVPHDYELCSSKKGVSRYWTPTIKKLLKELSQAKSEKESALKSISQRLIGRFCEHQEKWRQLVSATAELDVLISLAFASDSYEGVRCRPVISGSTSDGVPHLSATGLGHPVLRGDSLGRGSFVPNNVKIGGAEKASFILLTGPNMGGKSTLLRQVCLAVILAQIGADVPAETFEVSPVDKICVRMGAKDHIMAGQSTFLTELSETAVMLTSATRNSLVVLDELGRGTATSDGQAIAESVLEHFIEKVQCRGFFSTHYHRLSVDYQTNPKVSLCHMACQIGEGIGGVEEVTFLYRLTPGACPKSYGVNVARLAGLPDYVLQRAVIKSQEFEALYGKNHRKTDHKLAAMIKQIISSVASDSDYSASKDSLCELHSMANTFLRLTN, via the exons ATGGCTCCGTCTCGCCGACAGATCAGCGGAAGATCTCCGTTGGTGAACCAGCAGCGTCAAATCACCTCCTTCTTTGGGAAATctgcttcatcatcttcttctccgtctccATCTCCTTCACCATCTCTCTCCAATAAGAAAACCCCCAAATCTAacaaccctaaccctaaatcTCCGTCTCCGTCACCATCTCCGCCTAAGAAAACCCCCAAATTGAACCCTAACCCTAGTTCTAATCTTCCTGCTCGTAGTCCTAGCCCTGGTCCTGATACTCCTTCTCCTGTACAGTCCAAGTTTAAGAAGCCCCTTCTCGTCATCGGACAGACACCTTCGCCTCCTCAATCGGTGGTAATTACTTACGGTGACGAGGTGGTGGGGAAGCAAGTTAGGGTTTATTGGCCTTTGGATAAAAAATGGTATGATGGGAGCGTGACGTTTTATGATAAGGGTGAGGGTAAGCATGTGGTTGAGTATGAAGATGGGGAAGAAGAGTCTTTGGATTTGGGAAAGGAGAAGACTGAGTGGGTGGTTGGGGAAAAATCAGGAGATAGGTTTAATCGATTGAAACGAGGCGCTTCGGCTTTGAGAAAAGTTGTGACggatagtgatgatgatgtggaGATGGGTAATgtggaagaagataaaagtgACGGTGATGATTCTAGCGATGAGGATTGGGGAAAGAATGTTGGGAAGGAGGTTTgtgagagtgaagaagatgatgtggAGTTGGTTGATGAGAATgaaatggatgaagaagagttggtggaagagaaagatgaagaaacttcTAAAGTTAATAGAGTATCCAAAACTGACTCTAGAAAGCGGAAGACTAGTGAAGTAACGAAATCAGGTGGtgagaagaaaagcaagaCTGATACAGGCACTATCTTGAAAGGTTTTAAGGCTTCTGTTGTGGAGCCTGCGAAGAAGATTGGACAAG CTGATAGGGTGGTCAAGGGTTTGGAAGATAACGTGTTGGATGGGGATGCTCTTGCTAGATTTGGTGCTCGTGATTCTGAGAAATTCCGCTTTTTGGGAGT GGATGCTAAAAGGAGACGCCCTACTGATGAGAATTATGATCCGAGGACACTCTACCTCCCTCCtgattttgtgaaaaaattaACTGGAGGCCAG AGACAATGGTGGGAGTTTAAAGCAAAGCATATGGACAAAGTTGTATTCTTCAAG ATGGGTAAATTCTATGAGCTTTTTGAGATGGATGCACATGTCGGAGCTAAGGAACTGGATATACAATACATGAAG GGAGAGCAACCTCATTGTGGATTTCCGGAGAAGAATTTTTCTGTAAACATTGAGAAATTAGTTAGAAAG GGCTATCGGGTTTTAGTTGTCGAACAAACAGAAACACCTGATCAGCTGGAGCAACGCCGAAAAGAGACAGGTTCCAAGGATAAA GTTGTGAAGCGCGAAGTATGTGCAGTTGTTACAAAAGGCACGCTGACAGATGGGGAGATGCTATTAACTAATCCGGATGCATCTTATCTAATGGCCTTGACTGAAGGAGGAGAAAGTTTAACTAATCCTACAGCAGAGCACAATTTTGGTGTATGTTTGGTTGATGTTGCGACACAGAAGATAATACTGGGCCAG TTTAAGGATGATCAAGATTGCAGTGCATTATCTTGCCTGCTATCTGAGATGAGGCCGGTGGAAATTATTAAACCAGCTAAGGTGTTGAGTTATGCAACAGAGAGAACAATAGTTAGACAAACCAGAAATCCCTTAGTAAATAATCTCGTTCCACTTTCTGAATTTTGGGATTCGGAGAAGACCATATATGAAGTTGGAATTATCTACAAGCGAATCAATTGTCAACCGTCTTCTGCTTATTCTAGTGAGGGAAAGATTCTAGGTGATGGTTCAAGCTTTCTTCCAAAAATGTTGTCTGAATTAGCAACTGAAGATAAGAATGGTAGCCTGGCACTCTCTGCTCTTGGTGGTGCCATTTACTACCTGCGACAAGCATTCTTGGATGAGAGTCTGCTTAGATTTGCAAAGTTTGAATCCCTGCCTTACTGTGATTTCAGCAACGTTAATGAGAAGCAGCACATGGTTCTTGATGCTGCTGCTCTTGAAAACCTTGAGATATTTGAAAACAGTAGAAATGGAGGCTATTCAGG AACGCTGTATGCTCAACTGAATCAATGTATCACTGCATCTGGGAAACGGTTACTGAAAACATGGCTGGCAAGACCTTTATATAATACGGAACTGATCAAGGAACGACAAGATGCTGTAGCAATTCTGCGG GGTGAAAATCTTCCGTACTCACTGGAATTCCGGAAGTCGTTGTCCAGACTTCCAGACATGGAACGGTTGATTGCACGTATGTTTTCTAGCAT TGAAGCTAGTGGAAGAAATGGCGATAAAGTGGTGCTATATGAAGATACAGCTAAGAAGCAGGTACAGGAATTCATATCAACTCTACGTGGTTGTGAAACAATGGCAGAAGCATGCTCTTCTCTCCGTGCTATCTTGAAGCATGATACATCCAGGCGGCTGCTTCATTTACTAACTCCTG GTCAAAGTCTTCCAAATATATCATCCTCCATAAAGTATTTCAAGGATGCTTTTGACTGGGTAGAAGCTCACAATTCTGGACGTGTAATACCCCATGAAGGAGCAGATGAAGAGTATGATTGTGCCTGCAAAACAGTAGAAGAATTTGAGTCCAGTTTGAAAAAACATCTGAAAGAGCAACGGAAATTACTCGGAGATGCATCA ATAAACTATGTTACAGTTGGAAAAGATGAATACCTCTTGGAAGTTCCTGAAAGTTTAAGTGGGAGTGTTCCTCATGATTATGAATTATGCTCATCGAAAAAG GGTGTCTCTCGATATTGGACTCCTACCataaagaaattattaaaagaGCTATCACaagcaaaatctgaaaaagagTCGGCCCTGAAGAGCATTTCACAGAGATTGATTGGACGTTTCTGCGAGCATCAAGAAAAATGGAGACAATTGGTTTCTGCAACAGCTG AGCTGGACGTGTTGATCAGCCTCGCTTTTGCAAGTGATTCTTATGAAGGAGTAAGATGCCGCCCAGTAATATCTGGTTCTACATCTGATGGTGTTCCACACTTGTCTGCCACTGGTCTAGGGCATCCAGTTCTAAGGGGTGATTCGTTAGGCAGAGGCTCTTTTGTACCAAATAATGTAAAGATAGGTGGTGCTGAGAAAGCCAGTTTCATCCTCCTCACAGGCCCTAATATGGGTGGAAAATCAACCCTTCTTCGCCAAGTTTGCTTGGCTGTAATCTTGGCTCAG ATTGGAGCAGATGTCCCAGCAGAAACCTTTGAGGTTTCGCCTGTTGACAAAATTTGTGTCCGGATGGGTGCAAAAGATCATATCATGGCAGGACAAAGCACGTTTTTAACAGAACTTTCAGAAACTGCGGTAATGTTG ACATCAGCCACCCGAAACTCGCTGGTGGTGCTAGATGAGCTTGGACGAGGAACAGCCACATCAGATGGGCAAGCCATTGC GGAATCCGTACTTGAGCACTTCATAGAAAAGGTGCAGTGTAGAGGATTCTTCTCTACTCATTATCATCGTCTCTCTGTGGATTATCAAACCAATCCAAAG GTCTCACTTTGCCATATGGCATGTCAAATAGGAGAAGGAATCGGTGGAGTAGAAGAAGTTACATTTCTCTATAGATTGACTCCTGGTGCATGTCCTAAAAGTTATGGAGTTAACGTTGCTCGGTTAGCTG GTCTTCCAGATTACGTACTCCAGAGAGCCGTGATAAAATCCCAAGAATTCGAGGCTTTGTACGGTAAAAACCATAGAAAAACCGATCATAAATTAGCAGCAATGATAAAGCAGATCATCAGCAGTGTTGCATCAGATTCTGATTACTCAGCTTCAAAGGACTCATTGTGTGAGCTACACTCCATGGCCAATACATTTCTCCGGTTAACCAACTAA
- the MSH6 gene encoding MUTS homolog 6 (MUTS homolog 6 (MSH6); FUNCTIONS IN: damaged DNA binding; INVOLVED IN: mismatch repair; LOCATED IN: chloroplast; EXPRESSED IN: 16 plant structures; EXPRESSED DURING: 8 growth stages; CONTAINS InterPro DOMAIN/s: DNA mismatch repair protein Msh6 (InterPro:IPR017261), DNA mismatch repair protein MutS, clamp (InterPro:IPR007861), DNA mismatch repair protein MutS, connector (InterPro:IPR007860), DNA mismatch repair protein MutS, core (InterPro:IPR007696), DNA mismatch repair protein MutS-like, N-terminal (InterPro:IPR007695), DNA mismatch repair protein MutS, N-terminal (InterPro:IPR016151), DNA mismatch repair protein MutS, C-terminal (InterPro:IPR000432), DNA mismatch repair protein MutS-homologue MSH6 (InterPro:IPR015536), Tudor domain (InterPro:IPR002999); BEST Arabidopsis thaliana protein match is: homolog of DNA mismatch repair protein MSH3 (TAIR:AT4G25540.1); Has 29702 Blast hits to 21889 proteins in 2967 species: Archae - 234; Bacteria - 11721; Metazoa - 3243; Fungi - 2118; Plants - 3658; Viruses - 802; Other Eukaryotes - 7926 (source: NCBI BLink).) — MAPSRRQISGRSPLVNQQRQITSFFGKSASSSSSPSPSPSPSLSNKKTPKSNNPNPKSPSPSPSPPKKTPKLNPNPSSNLPARSPSPGPDTPSPVQSKFKKPLLVIGQTPSPPQSVVITYGDEVVGKQVRVYWPLDKKWYDGSVTFYDKGEGKHVVEYEDGEEESLDLGKEKTEWVVGEKSGDRFNRLKRGASALRKVVTDSDDDVEMGNVEEDKSDGDDSSDEDWGKNVGKEVCESEEDDVELVDENEMDEEELVEEKDEETSKVNRVSKTDSRKRKTSEVTKSGGEKKSKTDTGTILKGFKASVVEPAKKIGQADRVVKGLEDNVLDGDALARFGARDSEKFRFLGVDRRDAKRRRPTDENYDPRTLYLPPDFVKKLTGGQRQWWEFKAKHMDKVVFFKMGKFYELFEMDAHVGAKELDIQYMKGEQPHCGFPEKNFSVNIEKLVRKGYRVLVVEQTETPDQLEQRRKETGSKDKVVKREVCAVVTKGTLTDGEMLLTNPDASYLMALTEGGESLTNPTAEHNFGVCLVDVATQKIILGQFKDDQDCSALSCLLSEMRPVEIIKPAKVLSYATERTIVRQTRNPLVNNLVPLSEFWDSEKTIYEVGIIYKRINCQPSSAYSSEGKILGDGSSFLPKMLSELATEDKNGSLALSALGGAIYYLRQAFLDESLLRFAKFESLPYCDFSNVNEKQHMVLDAAALENLEIFENSRNGGYSGTLYAQLNQCITASGKRLLKTWLARPLYNTELIKERQDAVAILRGENLPYSLEFRKSLSRLPDMERLIARMFSSIEASGRNGDKVVLYEDTAKKQVQEFISTLRGCETMAEACSSLRAILKHDTSRRLLHLLTPGQSLPNISSSIKYFKDAFDWVEAHNSGRVIPHEGADEEYDCACKTVEEFESSLKKHLKEQRKLLGDASINYVTVGKDEYLLEVPESLSGSVPHDYELCSSKKGVSRYWTPTIKKLLKELSQAKSEKESALKSISQRLIGRFCEHQEKWRQLVSATAELDVLISLAFASDSYEGVRCRPVISGSTSDGVPHLSATGLGHPVLRGDSLGRGSFVPNNVKIGGAEKASFILLTGPNMGGKSTLLRQVCLAVILAQIGADVPAETFEVSPVDKICVRMGAKDHIMAGQSTFLTELSETAVMLTSATRNSLVVLDELGRGTATSDGQAIAESVLEHFIEKVQCRGFFSTHYHRLSVDYQTNPKVSLCHMACQIGEGIGGVEEVTFLYRLTPGACPKSYGVNVARLAGLPDYVLQRAVIKSQEFEALYGKNHRKTDHKLAAMIKQIISSVASDSDYSASKDSLCELHSMANTFLRLTN, encoded by the exons ATGGCTCCGTCTCGCCGACAGATCAGCGGAAGATCTCCGTTGGTGAACCAGCAGCGTCAAATCACCTCCTTCTTTGGGAAATctgcttcatcatcttcttctccgtctccATCTCCTTCACCATCTCTCTCCAATAAGAAAACCCCCAAATCTAacaaccctaaccctaaatcTCCGTCTCCGTCACCATCTCCGCCTAAGAAAACCCCCAAATTGAACCCTAACCCTAGTTCTAATCTTCCTGCTCGTAGTCCTAGCCCTGGTCCTGATACTCCTTCTCCTGTACAGTCCAAGTTTAAGAAGCCCCTTCTCGTCATCGGACAGACACCTTCGCCTCCTCAATCGGTGGTAATTACTTACGGTGACGAGGTGGTGGGGAAGCAAGTTAGGGTTTATTGGCCTTTGGATAAAAAATGGTATGATGGGAGCGTGACGTTTTATGATAAGGGTGAGGGTAAGCATGTGGTTGAGTATGAAGATGGGGAAGAAGAGTCTTTGGATTTGGGAAAGGAGAAGACTGAGTGGGTGGTTGGGGAAAAATCAGGAGATAGGTTTAATCGATTGAAACGAGGCGCTTCGGCTTTGAGAAAAGTTGTGACggatagtgatgatgatgtggaGATGGGTAATgtggaagaagataaaagtgACGGTGATGATTCTAGCGATGAGGATTGGGGAAAGAATGTTGGGAAGGAGGTTTgtgagagtgaagaagatgatgtggAGTTGGTTGATGAGAATgaaatggatgaagaagagttggtggaagagaaagatgaagaaacttcTAAAGTTAATAGAGTATCCAAAACTGACTCTAGAAAGCGGAAGACTAGTGAAGTAACGAAATCAGGTGGtgagaagaaaagcaagaCTGATACAGGCACTATCTTGAAAGGTTTTAAGGCTTCTGTTGTGGAGCCTGCGAAGAAGATTGGACAAG CTGATAGGGTGGTCAAGGGTTTGGAAGATAACGTGTTGGATGGGGATGCTCTTGCTAGATTTGGTGCTCGTGATTCTGAGAAATTCCGCTTTTTGGGAGT AGACCGAAGGGATGCTAAAAGGAGACGCCCTACTGATGAGAATTATGATCCGAGGACACTCTACCTCCCTCCtgattttgtgaaaaaattaACTGGAGGCCAG AGACAATGGTGGGAGTTTAAAGCAAAGCATATGGACAAAGTTGTATTCTTCAAG ATGGGTAAATTCTATGAGCTTTTTGAGATGGATGCACATGTCGGAGCTAAGGAACTGGATATACAATACATGAAG GGAGAGCAACCTCATTGTGGATTTCCGGAGAAGAATTTTTCTGTAAACATTGAGAAATTAGTTAGAAAG GGCTATCGGGTTTTAGTTGTCGAACAAACAGAAACACCTGATCAGCTGGAGCAACGCCGAAAAGAGACAGGTTCCAAGGATAAA GTTGTGAAGCGCGAAGTATGTGCAGTTGTTACAAAAGGCACGCTGACAGATGGGGAGATGCTATTAACTAATCCGGATGCATCTTATCTAATGGCCTTGACTGAAGGAGGAGAAAGTTTAACTAATCCTACAGCAGAGCACAATTTTGGTGTATGTTTGGTTGATGTTGCGACACAGAAGATAATACTGGGCCAG TTTAAGGATGATCAAGATTGCAGTGCATTATCTTGCCTGCTATCTGAGATGAGGCCGGTGGAAATTATTAAACCAGCTAAGGTGTTGAGTTATGCAACAGAGAGAACAATAGTTAGACAAACCAGAAATCCCTTAGTAAATAATCTCGTTCCACTTTCTGAATTTTGGGATTCGGAGAAGACCATATATGAAGTTGGAATTATCTACAAGCGAATCAATTGTCAACCGTCTTCTGCTTATTCTAGTGAGGGAAAGATTCTAGGTGATGGTTCAAGCTTTCTTCCAAAAATGTTGTCTGAATTAGCAACTGAAGATAAGAATGGTAGCCTGGCACTCTCTGCTCTTGGTGGTGCCATTTACTACCTGCGACAAGCATTCTTGGATGAGAGTCTGCTTAGATTTGCAAAGTTTGAATCCCTGCCTTACTGTGATTTCAGCAACGTTAATGAGAAGCAGCACATGGTTCTTGATGCTGCTGCTCTTGAAAACCTTGAGATATTTGAAAACAGTAGAAATGGAGGCTATTCAGG AACGCTGTATGCTCAACTGAATCAATGTATCACTGCATCTGGGAAACGGTTACTGAAAACATGGCTGGCAAGACCTTTATATAATACGGAACTGATCAAGGAACGACAAGATGCTGTAGCAATTCTGCGG GGTGAAAATCTTCCGTACTCACTGGAATTCCGGAAGTCGTTGTCCAGACTTCCAGACATGGAACGGTTGATTGCACGTATGTTTTCTAGCAT TGAAGCTAGTGGAAGAAATGGCGATAAAGTGGTGCTATATGAAGATACAGCTAAGAAGCAGGTACAGGAATTCATATCAACTCTACGTGGTTGTGAAACAATGGCAGAAGCATGCTCTTCTCTCCGTGCTATCTTGAAGCATGATACATCCAGGCGGCTGCTTCATTTACTAACTCCTG GTCAAAGTCTTCCAAATATATCATCCTCCATAAAGTATTTCAAGGATGCTTTTGACTGGGTAGAAGCTCACAATTCTGGACGTGTAATACCCCATGAAGGAGCAGATGAAGAGTATGATTGTGCCTGCAAAACAGTAGAAGAATTTGAGTCCAGTTTGAAAAAACATCTGAAAGAGCAACGGAAATTACTCGGAGATGCATCA ATAAACTATGTTACAGTTGGAAAAGATGAATACCTCTTGGAAGTTCCTGAAAGTTTAAGTGGGAGTGTTCCTCATGATTATGAATTATGCTCATCGAAAAAG GGTGTCTCTCGATATTGGACTCCTACCataaagaaattattaaaagaGCTATCACaagcaaaatctgaaaaagagTCGGCCCTGAAGAGCATTTCACAGAGATTGATTGGACGTTTCTGCGAGCATCAAGAAAAATGGAGACAATTGGTTTCTGCAACAGCTG AGCTGGACGTGTTGATCAGCCTCGCTTTTGCAAGTGATTCTTATGAAGGAGTAAGATGCCGCCCAGTAATATCTGGTTCTACATCTGATGGTGTTCCACACTTGTCTGCCACTGGTCTAGGGCATCCAGTTCTAAGGGGTGATTCGTTAGGCAGAGGCTCTTTTGTACCAAATAATGTAAAGATAGGTGGTGCTGAGAAAGCCAGTTTCATCCTCCTCACAGGCCCTAATATGGGTGGAAAATCAACCCTTCTTCGCCAAGTTTGCTTGGCTGTAATCTTGGCTCAG ATTGGAGCAGATGTCCCAGCAGAAACCTTTGAGGTTTCGCCTGTTGACAAAATTTGTGTCCGGATGGGTGCAAAAGATCATATCATGGCAGGACAAAGCACGTTTTTAACAGAACTTTCAGAAACTGCGGTAATGTTG ACATCAGCCACCCGAAACTCGCTGGTGGTGCTAGATGAGCTTGGACGAGGAACAGCCACATCAGATGGGCAAGCCATTGC GGAATCCGTACTTGAGCACTTCATAGAAAAGGTGCAGTGTAGAGGATTCTTCTCTACTCATTATCATCGTCTCTCTGTGGATTATCAAACCAATCCAAAG GTCTCACTTTGCCATATGGCATGTCAAATAGGAGAAGGAATCGGTGGAGTAGAAGAAGTTACATTTCTCTATAGATTGACTCCTGGTGCATGTCCTAAAAGTTATGGAGTTAACGTTGCTCGGTTAGCTG GTCTTCCAGATTACGTACTCCAGAGAGCCGTGATAAAATCCCAAGAATTCGAGGCTTTGTACGGTAAAAACCATAGAAAAACCGATCATAAATTAGCAGCAATGATAAAGCAGATCATCAGCAGTGTTGCATCAGATTCTGATTACTCAGCTTCAAAGGACTCATTGTGTGAGCTACACTCCATGGCCAATACATTTCTCCGGTTAACCAACTAA